In Curtobacterium sp. L6-1, a genomic segment contains:
- a CDS encoding inositol monophosphatase family protein encodes MTNAAAVPDAPDALADLAESIAREAAALAVRRRAEGVEVADRKSSIADVVTAADREVEELIRRRLREARPDDAFLGEESGTADGTSGFTWVVDPIDGTVNYLYGSPVYAVSIAVVRGVPDPSMWEPVAGVVVAPATGQVHRAVAGGAATLDGRPLAVSAPTSLAETLVATGFGYTADRRWEQAAVLAGLVTEVRDVRRGGAAALDCCAVGAGTVDAYYERGINPWDMAAGSIVAAAAGAEVRTWEAGDTRSFLFAAPSIVEDLVTLVRALEDDVLAS; translated from the coding sequence ATGACGAACGCCGCCGCAGTCCCCGACGCTCCCGACGCCCTCGCCGACCTGGCCGAGTCGATCGCCCGGGAGGCCGCGGCCCTCGCGGTCCGGCGCCGTGCCGAGGGTGTCGAGGTCGCCGACCGCAAGTCGAGCATCGCCGACGTGGTCACCGCCGCCGACCGCGAGGTCGAGGAGCTCATCCGGCGTCGCCTGCGCGAAGCCCGTCCGGACGACGCCTTCCTCGGCGAGGAGTCCGGCACAGCCGACGGCACCTCCGGCTTCACGTGGGTGGTCGACCCCATCGACGGCACCGTCAACTACCTCTACGGCAGCCCGGTCTACGCGGTGAGCATCGCCGTGGTCCGCGGTGTGCCCGACCCGTCGATGTGGGAGCCGGTGGCCGGGGTGGTCGTCGCGCCCGCCACCGGCCAGGTCCACCGTGCGGTGGCCGGCGGGGCGGCGACGCTCGACGGGCGTCCGCTCGCCGTCTCCGCCCCGACCTCCCTCGCCGAGACCCTCGTGGCGACGGGCTTCGGCTACACGGCGGACCGACGGTGGGAGCAGGCGGCGGTCCTCGCCGGGCTCGTCACCGAGGTGCGGGACGTCCGCCGTGGGGGAGCGGCGGCGCTCGACTGCTGCGCCGTCGGTGCGGGGACGGTCGACGCCTACTACGAGCGCGGGATCAACCCGTGGGACATGGCGGCGGGGTCGATCGTCGCGGCGGCGGCCGGGGCGGAGGTCCGCACGTGGGAGGCCGGCGACACGCGGTCGTTCCTCTTCGCCGCGCCGAGCATCGTCGAGGACCTCGTCACGCTCGTCCGTGCCCTCGAGGACGACGTCCTCGCGTCCTGA
- a CDS encoding FAD-dependent oxidoreductase has protein sequence MPTLRLAIVGAGPAGIYAADILLREARGFDVSIDLFEQLPAPYGLVRYGVAPDHPRIKGIVNALRDVLDRGDIRIFGNVRFGEDITLDDLRKHYNAVVFSTGAIKDADLDIPGIDLDGSYGAADFVSWFDGHPDVPRTWPLTAESVAVIGNGNVALDVSRILAKHAEDLLPTEIPANVYEGLQASPVTDVHVFGRRGPAQVKFTPLELRELGELRDVDMVVYDEDFDHDEASKLAIQTNKQVTVIDRVLQQWRTREVGAASRRLHLHFYAKPLELLGDEDGKVRAIRYERTRPDGQGGVEGTGEVREVPIQALYRAVGYVGSPLPGVPFDERYGVIPNHEGQVLDADATPIPGVYATGWIKRGPVGLIGHTKSDAMETVQHLVTDQGSWWTPEDPSEAAIPALLRERGVEYTDLAGWHALDEHEMALGATEGRARIKVVPRDEMIDVSLRRSPAGSQA, from the coding sequence GTGCCCACCCTCCGACTCGCCATCGTCGGCGCCGGTCCGGCCGGCATCTACGCCGCGGACATCCTGCTGCGCGAAGCCCGGGGCTTCGACGTCTCGATCGACCTCTTCGAACAGCTCCCGGCGCCGTACGGCCTGGTCCGGTACGGCGTCGCGCCCGACCACCCGCGCATCAAGGGCATCGTCAACGCGCTCCGCGACGTGCTCGACCGGGGCGACATCCGGATCTTCGGGAACGTCCGCTTCGGCGAGGACATCACGCTCGACGACCTCCGGAAGCACTACAACGCGGTCGTCTTCTCGACGGGTGCGATCAAGGACGCCGACCTGGACATCCCGGGCATCGACCTCGACGGCTCGTACGGCGCGGCCGACTTCGTCAGCTGGTTCGACGGCCACCCGGACGTCCCGCGCACCTGGCCCCTCACGGCCGAGAGCGTCGCGGTCATCGGCAACGGCAACGTCGCCCTCGACGTGTCGCGCATCCTCGCCAAGCACGCCGAGGACCTGCTGCCCACCGAGATCCCGGCGAACGTGTACGAGGGTCTGCAGGCCTCGCCGGTCACCGACGTCCACGTCTTCGGCCGCCGCGGCCCGGCGCAGGTGAAGTTCACCCCGCTCGAGCTGCGCGAACTCGGCGAGCTCCGCGACGTCGACATGGTCGTGTACGACGAGGACTTCGACCACGACGAGGCCTCCAAGCTCGCGATCCAGACCAACAAGCAGGTCACCGTCATCGACCGGGTCCTGCAGCAGTGGCGCACGCGTGAGGTCGGCGCCGCGAGCCGTCGCCTGCACCTGCACTTCTACGCGAAGCCGCTCGAGCTGCTCGGCGACGAGGACGGCAAGGTCCGCGCCATCCGCTACGAGCGCACGCGACCCGACGGTCAGGGCGGCGTCGAGGGCACCGGCGAGGTCCGCGAGGTCCCGATCCAGGCGCTCTACCGCGCGGTGGGCTACGTCGGCTCGCCCCTGCCCGGTGTGCCGTTCGACGAGCGCTACGGCGTCATCCCGAACCACGAGGGCCAGGTCCTCGACGCCGACGCCACGCCGATCCCGGGCGTCTACGCCACCGGGTGGATCAAGCGCGGCCCGGTCGGGCTCATCGGGCACACGAAGTCCGACGCGATGGAGACCGTGCAGCACCTCGTCACCGACCAGGGCAGCTGGTGGACGCCGGAGGACCCTTCGGAAGCCGCTATCCCGGCACTGCTGCGCGAGCGCGGGGTGGAGTACACCGACCTCGCCGGCTGGCACGCGCTCGACGAGCACGAGATGGCCCTCGGCGCGACCGAGGGGCGAGCCCGCATCAAGGTCGTCCCGCGCGACGAGATGATCGACGTGTCCCTCCGCCGCAGCCCCGCCGGCTCGCAGGCCTGA
- a CDS encoding YajQ family cyclic di-GMP-binding protein, with amino-acid sequence MADSSFDVVSKVDKMEAENALNQAAKEIEQRYDFKGVGASVAFSGEDVLIKASTEERAVAVLDVLQTKAIKRGISLKSLDAGDPYPSGKEFRIEVTFKNGIEQDIAKKIGAFIRAEAPKSVKSQVQGDELRVSSKSRDDLQQTIQLLKGEEFDVPLQFINFR; translated from the coding sequence ATGGCAGACAGCTCCTTCGACGTGGTCAGCAAGGTCGACAAGATGGAGGCGGAGAACGCCCTCAACCAGGCGGCGAAGGAGATCGAGCAGCGCTACGACTTCAAGGGCGTCGGTGCGTCCGTCGCGTTCAGCGGCGAGGACGTCCTCATCAAGGCCTCGACCGAGGAGCGCGCGGTGGCCGTCCTCGACGTGCTGCAGACGAAGGCGATCAAGCGCGGCATCAGCCTGAAGAGCCTCGACGCCGGTGACCCCTACCCCTCGGGCAAGGAGTTCCGCATCGAGGTGACGTTCAAGAACGGCATCGAGCAGGACATCGCGAAGAAGATCGGCGCGTTCATCCGGGCCGAGGCGCCGAAGAGCGTCAAGAGCCAGGTGCAGGGCGACGAGCTCCGCGTGTCCTCGAAGAGCCGCGACGACCTGCAGCAGACGATCCAGCTGCTCAAGGGCGAAGAGTTCGACGTGCCGCTGCAGTTCATCAACTTCCGCTGA
- the cls gene encoding cardiolipin synthase, whose protein sequence is MEHWLVVTLIVVLVLLDLAIRAFSLVVVPINRKPQTATGWLLAIFLIPYIGFFLFLLLGSSKLPRARREKQTEINRYILEQTEGIERVRRDHPWPPWLESITHLNRHLGAMPLVGGNQAELYPHYDDAFAEMTAAVDEARRFVHVEFYIASLDDTTRPFFESLARAQARGVTVRFLMDHWASKSYPYFKQTLAFLDAAGIEWHLMLPLLPLQGKFQRPDLRNHRKILVIDGSVAFTGSQNLIDRSYDLRSNIERGLRWRDLFARFEGPVVAGINALFVTDWYSETDELLLRESDPVQRADRADALDCQVVPSGPGFDGENNLRLFNALLYAAQERVVITSPYFVPDDSMLYAITTTAQRGVEVELFVGEIGDHAMTWHAQRSYYEGLLRAGVRIWLYRSPTVLHAKHFTIDDDVAVIGSSNMDMRSFTLNLEISVMVRGKPFVDALREVQDDYRAASRELTLDEWLARPRGSRVFDNVARLTAALQ, encoded by the coding sequence GTGGAGCACTGGCTCGTCGTCACGCTGATCGTCGTGCTGGTCCTGCTGGACCTGGCGATCCGCGCCTTCTCACTCGTCGTCGTGCCGATCAACCGGAAGCCGCAGACCGCGACCGGGTGGCTGCTCGCGATCTTCCTCATCCCCTACATCGGGTTCTTCCTGTTCCTCCTGCTCGGGTCGAGCAAGTTGCCCAGGGCGCGTCGTGAGAAGCAGACCGAGATCAACCGGTACATCCTCGAGCAGACCGAGGGCATCGAGCGTGTGCGCCGGGACCACCCGTGGCCGCCGTGGCTCGAGAGCATCACGCACCTGAACCGGCACCTCGGCGCGATGCCCCTGGTCGGCGGGAACCAGGCGGAGCTGTACCCGCACTACGACGACGCCTTCGCCGAGATGACGGCCGCGGTCGACGAGGCCCGCCGGTTCGTGCACGTCGAGTTCTACATCGCGTCCCTCGACGACACCACGCGGCCGTTCTTCGAGTCCCTCGCCCGCGCCCAGGCCCGTGGGGTCACCGTCCGCTTCCTCATGGACCACTGGGCGAGCAAGAGCTACCCGTACTTCAAGCAGACCCTGGCGTTCCTCGACGCCGCGGGCATCGAGTGGCACCTCATGCTGCCGCTGCTCCCGCTGCAGGGGAAGTTCCAGCGTCCGGACCTCCGCAACCACCGCAAGATCCTGGTCATCGACGGCTCGGTGGCCTTCACCGGCTCGCAGAACCTCATCGACCGTTCCTACGACCTGAGGTCGAACATCGAGCGCGGCCTGCGCTGGCGTGACCTGTTCGCCCGGTTCGAGGGTCCGGTCGTCGCGGGCATCAACGCGCTGTTCGTGACCGACTGGTACAGCGAGACCGACGAGCTCCTGCTGCGTGAGAGCGACCCAGTCCAGCGGGCGGACCGAGCCGACGCGCTGGACTGCCAGGTCGTGCCGTCCGGCCCGGGCTTCGACGGCGAGAACAACCTCCGTCTGTTCAACGCGCTGCTCTACGCGGCGCAGGAGCGGGTCGTCATCACCTCGCCGTACTTCGTCCCGGACGACTCGATGCTCTACGCGATCACGACGACGGCCCAGCGCGGGGTCGAGGTCGAGCTGTTCGTCGGCGAGATCGGCGACCACGCGATGACCTGGCACGCCCAGCGCTCCTACTACGAGGGCCTGCTGCGCGCCGGTGTGCGAATCTGGCTCTACCGGTCGCCGACCGTGCTCCACGCGAAGCACTTCACGATCGACGACGACGTCGCGGTCATCGGCTCGAGCAACATGGACATGCGGTCGTTCACGCTGAACCTCGAGATCTCGGTGATGGTCCGCGGCAAGCCGTTCGTCGACGCCCTCCGCGAGGTGCAGGACGACTACCGGGCCGCGAGTCGCGAGCTGACGCTCGACGAGTGGCTCGCCCGTCCGCGCGGGTCGCGGGTGTTCGACAACGTCGCGCGCCTCACCGCGGCGCTGCAGTAG
- a CDS encoding M23 family metallopeptidase: MLDTSQKPTTIDRDASSATPSVHLTRRARIEAERAAAKPNRRRGDAARPAAASRGAGPATPPAPSSPVLPASSAAPLTPPAPASPVVAPQADSLPAARRADGATRGAAPTAERSGVVAPAAGRTTPSAKRVPSTKRAASTKRAAAGVRRTAAVPTIADGPRVDRATRHIARTAVGTTRPTGHGASFRKTASGVTVVGALLFTAGLVVSTSLPAQALYVPQPGAATVRASVQDVQSLSVGDAVEGSVDRDAYTVSEAQRVVTPAAGAVAAGASASGSAVPSTSSTSTGGAIQWPFPTAVPISSGFGGRQVAGCSFCSTFHQGVDFAPGAGTPIGVVADGTVIKVQANDGAFGNDVWVEHDVAGKKFVSVYGHMLDNSFQVVQGQQVKVGDVIGLVGSTGNSTGPHLHLEIRIDGVPVDPLAWLQANAT; encoded by the coding sequence ATGCTCGACACCTCGCAGAAGCCCACGACCATCGACCGCGACGCCTCCTCGGCGACGCCGTCCGTGCACCTGACGAGACGAGCTCGGATCGAAGCCGAGCGGGCCGCCGCCAAGCCGAACCGGCGTCGCGGTGACGCGGCCCGCCCCGCTGCTGCATCCCGCGGTGCCGGCCCCGCGACGCCCCCGGCGCCATCGTCCCCGGTCCTCCCGGCCTCCAGCGCCGCACCGCTGACGCCCCCGGCGCCCGCCTCCCCGGTCGTCGCCCCGCAGGCCGACAGCCTGCCGGCGGCCCGTCGTGCGGACGGCGCGACCCGTGGCGCCGCGCCCACCGCCGAGCGGAGCGGTGTCGTGGCGCCGGCCGCCGGTCGAACGACCCCGAGTGCGAAGCGTGTGCCGAGCACGAAGCGTGCGGCGAGCACGAAACGTGCCGCTGCCGGTGTACGTCGGACCGCCGCCGTCCCGACCATCGCCGACGGCCCCCGCGTCGACCGCGCGACTCGGCACATCGCCCGCACCGCCGTCGGCACCACCCGTCCCACCGGCCACGGCGCCTCCTTCCGCAAGACCGCCTCGGGTGTGACCGTCGTCGGTGCACTCCTGTTCACCGCGGGTCTCGTCGTCTCCACGTCGCTGCCCGCGCAGGCGCTCTACGTGCCGCAGCCCGGCGCGGCGACCGTGCGCGCATCCGTGCAGGATGTGCAGTCGCTGTCCGTCGGCGACGCCGTCGAGGGCTCGGTCGACCGCGACGCCTACACGGTGTCCGAGGCGCAGCGCGTCGTCACCCCTGCGGCCGGTGCGGTCGCGGCCGGGGCGAGCGCGTCCGGCTCGGCGGTCCCCTCGACCTCCAGCACGTCGACCGGCGGCGCCATCCAGTGGCCGTTCCCGACCGCCGTCCCGATCTCGTCGGGCTTCGGCGGACGCCAGGTCGCCGGCTGCTCGTTCTGCTCGACCTTCCACCAGGGCGTCGACTTCGCCCCGGGTGCGGGCACCCCGATCGGGGTCGTCGCGGACGGCACCGTCATCAAGGTCCAGGCCAACGACGGTGCGTTCGGCAACGACGTCTGGGTCGAGCACGACGTCGCGGGCAAGAAGTTCGTCAGCGTCTACGGGCACATGCTCGACAACTCGTTCCAGGTCGTCCAGGGCCAGCAGGTCAAGGTCGGCGACGTCATCGGACTGGTCGGCAGCACGGGCAACTCCACGGGCCCGCACCTGCACCTCGAGATCCGCATCGACGGTGTCCCGGTCGACCCGCTGGCGTGGCTGCAGGCCAACGCGACGTAG
- a CDS encoding heparan-alpha-glucosaminide N-acetyltransferase domain-containing protein — MTVTRPVSLRGAPGAPSSDRLVGVDVARALALLGMMAAHVGDVAETVDWSDPASWGAVVNGRSAALFAVLAGVSIGLVSGRADPPGPPRIGRIRARLALRAVVVVVVGMLLMALGTPVYVVLPTYGALFLLALPVLRWRPWALLLLAAGCAVASAPVAIAILPVYADADMFGVQLGLVYPVVTFATYVLVGLAVARMRPGGAVQQVVLLASGVVVATVAYMVGTVAAPVPADTTAAFPGVPFVPRGSDAGQAFAQVFLSPRDHSSSVVDVVGTAAVAVAVIALCRLLVDGRGPVVARVVFPLAAVGSMPLTVYALHLVVIAAWPELPHGATTWWAFTVGAVVVAMAWRRFLGRGPLERVTALVAGAVPTEPGRASRPDATAAPR, encoded by the coding sequence ATGACCGTGACGCGCCCGGTGTCCCTCCGCGGGGCACCGGGCGCGCCGTCGTCCGACCGCTTGGTCGGGGTCGACGTCGCCCGGGCACTCGCCCTCCTCGGCATGATGGCCGCGCACGTCGGCGACGTCGCCGAGACCGTCGACTGGTCCGACCCGGCCAGCTGGGGTGCGGTGGTGAACGGCCGGTCGGCAGCGCTCTTCGCGGTCCTGGCCGGTGTCTCGATCGGCCTGGTCAGCGGTCGCGCCGATCCGCCGGGACCACCGCGGATCGGACGCATCCGGGCCCGGCTCGCCCTGCGTGCCGTCGTGGTGGTGGTGGTCGGCATGCTGCTGATGGCCCTCGGCACGCCCGTCTACGTGGTCCTGCCGACGTACGGCGCGCTGTTCCTGCTCGCCCTGCCCGTCCTCCGCTGGCGCCCGTGGGCGCTGCTGCTGCTGGCCGCCGGCTGCGCGGTCGCCTCGGCACCGGTGGCGATCGCGATCCTGCCGGTGTACGCCGACGCCGACATGTTCGGCGTGCAGCTCGGGCTGGTCTACCCCGTGGTCACCTTCGCGACGTACGTGCTGGTGGGCCTGGCGGTGGCCCGGATGCGGCCGGGAGGCGCGGTGCAACAGGTCGTGCTGCTCGCGTCCGGCGTCGTGGTCGCCACCGTCGCCTACATGGTCGGCACGGTCGCCGCGCCGGTCCCGGCGGACACGACCGCGGCGTTCCCCGGCGTGCCGTTCGTGCCGCGCGGCTCGGACGCCGGTCAGGCGTTCGCCCAGGTGTTCCTCTCGCCCCGCGACCACTCGTCGTCCGTCGTCGACGTCGTCGGGACCGCAGCCGTGGCGGTGGCCGTGATCGCCCTCTGCCGCCTGCTCGTCGACGGGCGCGGCCCGGTGGTGGCCCGCGTCGTGTTCCCCCTGGCGGCCGTCGGGTCGATGCCCCTGACCGTCTACGCGCTGCACCTCGTCGTCATCGCAGCGTGGCCGGAGCTGCCGCACGGCGCCACCACCTGGTGGGCCTTCACGGTGGGGGCGGTGGTCGTCGCGATGGCCTGGCGGCGGTTCCTCGGCCGGGGGCCGCTCGAGCGGGTGACCGCCCTGGTGGCCGGGGCCGTCCCGACGGAGCCGGGGCGGGCCTCCCGGCCGGACGCTACTGCAGCGCCGCGGTGA